A single window of Lytechinus variegatus isolate NC3 chromosome 8, Lvar_3.0, whole genome shotgun sequence DNA harbors:
- the LOC121420272 gene encoding peroxidasin-like, producing MTSVEFECTADGNPKVLNFAWYLNRLTLNNSTRHRIILDRLQSKTVSTSRLIINDVQRMRSGKYQCHVITVLGNASATLNFSYCLAEFTVALEPPVNLPIMGEDFTMTCSYWPPLPGSVIKWSHGQGNVIATFDQESYKIRYSILDQLRFKLTGDNNSSSITINNLNTDDSGNYTCIVLNHNGRKSSTLALEVLCPAPPSDVIISDIHGGYHEYSYVTMTTGDQQNITCTVRGARPPALIEWSTDVERIQVMDQINVVKSQSYVSHRVATITPFPLETEMCSKQHCPSFGKVASGNSTPRSPTMTSLPSEIIFNFLVSTRTSSASSESHGGEQAYM from the exons ATGACCAGTGTCGAATTCGAATGTACAGCAGATGGAAACCCAAAAGTCCTTAACTTTGCTTGGTACCTCAATCGGTTGACCTTAAACAACAGCACAAGACATCGTATTATCCTTGACAGGCTTCAGAGTAAAACAGTTTCAACTAGTCGCCTTATCATTAATGATGTTCAACGGATGCGTTCTGGGAAATATCAATGTCACGTGATTACTGTTCTTGGTAATGCCTCTGCGACTCTGAACTTTTCTT ATTGCTTGGCGGAATTTACAGTGGCACTAGAACCACCGGTTAACTTACCCATCATGGGGGAGGATTTCACAATGACGTGCAGCTATTGGCCTCCATTACCAGGCAGCGTGATAAAatggtcacatggccaagggaATGTCATTGCTACTTTTGATCAGGAAAGCTACAAAATTCGATATTCAATTTTAGATCAACTAAGGTTCAAGTTGACAGGGGATAACAACAGCTCTTCCATTACAATAAACAATCTGAATACTGACGATAGtggaaattatacatgtattgtactgAATCACAATGGACGCAAATCATCGACTTTGGCATTAGAAGTATTATGTCCag ctccaCCTAGTGACGTAATCATCAGCGATATTCATGGAGGATACCATGAATACTCTTACGTTACTATGACGACGGGTGACCAACAAAACATAACATGCACAGTTCGAGGGGCACGCCCACCGGCTCTTATTGAATGGAGCACCGATGTTGAACGTATCCAGGTCATGGATCAAATCAATGTTGTGAAAAGCCAGAGCTACGTATCTCACAGGGTAGCAACCATCACCCCTTTTCCATTGGAAACTGAAATGTGCTCCAAGCAACACTGTCCATCTTTCGGAAAG GTAGCTTCGGGGAATTCAACGCCTCGATCGCCAACGATGACATCCCTACCATCGGAGATAATATTCAACTTTCTTGTCTCTACTCGTACCAGCTCAGCCTCTTCCGAATCGCATGGAGGAGAGCAGGCATACATGTAG